A stretch of Microbacterium sp. 4R-513 DNA encodes these proteins:
- a CDS encoding thiamine pyrophosphate-binding protein, with protein MPTVSAHVAVTLARHIDHVFGVMGNGNAWFLDALERQTAATYTAVRHEAGAVVAADAYHRASGRLAAATATYGAGFTNTLTALAEAVQAHVPLVLVVGDEPTSGPRPWDVDQIALASAVGARTYTVGRTDAAATTVIAIEHALTYRVPTVLAIPYDVATREAGPVPEAPMPALPTPLAPTGPFAAAAVGELAAVLASAERPFLLAGRGAWVSGAGEAFGELADATGAVTASTALGRGVFPRAEFDLGVTGGFGAEGAMELVREADVAVVFGASLNQFTMRFGELFSPGTRVVQVDIAPAATHPHVGGYLRGDAGVVAQSLVGALRDLGATPSGWRESVDFDGLRAYEPGDELAGDGRLDPRSVAARIGELLPEDRVVVSDGGHFIGWANMYWPVASPDRMIMVGTAYQSIGLGFPSVPGAALAKPSATVVLTTGDGGGLMALADLESAVRVAGGRGLCVVWNDRAYGAEVNLYGLKGVAEEPMLIPEVDFAGLARAVGAEGVVVRSLSDLDRLAEWTATDASARPFLLLDCRVSTSVIAPYQREIIRVNS; from the coding sequence ATGCCCACCGTCTCCGCGCACGTCGCCGTCACCCTCGCCCGCCACATCGACCACGTCTTCGGTGTGATGGGCAACGGCAACGCCTGGTTCCTCGACGCCCTCGAGCGGCAGACCGCTGCGACCTACACGGCGGTGCGGCACGAGGCGGGCGCCGTCGTCGCCGCCGATGCCTACCACCGCGCCTCCGGACGCCTCGCCGCCGCGACCGCGACCTATGGCGCCGGCTTCACCAACACGCTCACGGCCCTCGCCGAAGCGGTTCAGGCGCACGTCCCGCTCGTGCTCGTGGTAGGCGACGAGCCGACGTCGGGTCCGCGTCCGTGGGACGTCGACCAGATCGCGCTCGCATCGGCCGTCGGCGCGCGCACCTACACGGTGGGACGGACGGATGCCGCGGCCACGACCGTCATCGCGATCGAGCACGCGCTCACCTATCGTGTGCCGACGGTGCTCGCGATCCCGTATGACGTCGCAACACGCGAGGCGGGCCCCGTCCCCGAGGCGCCGATGCCGGCTCTGCCGACGCCGCTCGCCCCGACCGGCCCGTTCGCGGCTGCAGCGGTGGGCGAGCTGGCCGCGGTCCTCGCCTCCGCCGAGCGCCCCTTCCTCCTCGCGGGCCGCGGGGCGTGGGTGTCCGGCGCGGGCGAGGCGTTCGGCGAACTGGCCGACGCGACCGGAGCCGTCACCGCCTCCACGGCCCTCGGCCGGGGCGTGTTCCCCCGCGCCGAGTTCGATCTCGGCGTCACGGGCGGCTTCGGCGCCGAGGGCGCCATGGAGCTCGTGCGCGAAGCCGACGTGGCGGTCGTGTTCGGGGCATCCCTCAATCAGTTCACGATGCGCTTCGGCGAGCTCTTCTCGCCGGGAACCCGCGTGGTGCAGGTCGACATCGCGCCCGCGGCGACCCACCCGCACGTCGGCGGATACCTCCGCGGAGACGCCGGCGTCGTCGCGCAGTCCCTCGTCGGCGCCCTGCGGGACCTCGGTGCGACGCCGTCGGGGTGGCGGGAGTCGGTCGACTTCGACGGCTTGCGCGCCTACGAGCCCGGCGACGAGCTGGCCGGCGACGGCCGTCTCGACCCCCGGTCGGTGGCTGCGCGCATCGGCGAGCTCCTCCCAGAGGACCGGGTCGTCGTCTCGGACGGCGGCCACTTCATCGGCTGGGCGAACATGTACTGGCCGGTCGCCTCGCCCGACCGAATGATCATGGTCGGCACCGCCTACCAGTCGATCGGCCTGGGCTTCCCCTCGGTGCCGGGCGCGGCTCTCGCGAAGCCGTCGGCGACCGTCGTGCTCACGACCGGGGACGGCGGAGGGCTCATGGCCCTCGCCGACCTCGAGTCGGCGGTGCGCGTGGCGGGCGGCCGCGGTCTCTGCGTCGTCTGGAACGACCGGGCGTACGGGGCGGAGGTCAACCTCTACGGACTCAAGGGCGTCGCCGAAGAGCCGATGCTCATCCCCGAGGTCGACTTCGCGGGACTCGCGCGGGCGGTCGGGGCCGAGGGGGTCGTCGTGCGCTCGCTCTCCGATCTCGATCGGCTCGCCGAGTGGACGGCGACGGATGCCTCGGCCCGCCCCTTCCTCCTCCTCGACTGCCGCGTCTCGACGTCGGTCATCGCGCCGTACCAGCGCGAGATCATCCGCGTGAACTCCTGA
- a CDS encoding class I mannose-6-phosphate isomerase, producing the protein MHLRPIALPANQPSARFYRGGERIARFRGLPAAEPHTPEDWVASTTALFGETRTGLTTVEGDVLRDLVEADPVGWLGAAHVAAFGTDTRLLVKLLDAGQRLPVHAHPDDAFAGRIGHGHGKTEAWFILEPGTVHLGFVRDVSREELERLVDEQDTRRLLDLLHTRRVEAGDTVLVPAGLPHAIDDGVLLVEVQQPEDLSILLEWRGFAIDGRADGHLGIGFEAALDAIDRRGRTDAEIDALIEPRSATEQALVPAADPFFRIERASAVQRPRISAGFAVLVVTDGAGTLRSAAGELPLRAGATVVVPHAAGDQLLTGTLSGLVCRPPAPA; encoded by the coding sequence ATGCACCTCCGGCCGATCGCGCTCCCCGCGAACCAGCCCTCCGCCCGGTTCTACCGCGGCGGAGAGCGCATCGCGCGCTTCCGCGGCCTTCCGGCGGCAGAGCCCCACACGCCAGAGGACTGGGTGGCCTCCACCACCGCCCTCTTCGGCGAGACCCGCACGGGCCTGACCACCGTCGAAGGCGACGTGCTGCGCGACCTCGTCGAAGCCGATCCGGTCGGGTGGCTCGGCGCCGCGCACGTCGCGGCGTTCGGCACCGATACGCGCCTCCTCGTGAAGCTGTTGGATGCGGGTCAGCGGCTGCCGGTGCACGCGCATCCCGACGACGCCTTCGCCGGCCGCATCGGTCACGGGCACGGCAAGACGGAGGCCTGGTTCATCCTCGAACCCGGCACGGTGCACCTCGGCTTCGTCCGCGATGTGTCGCGCGAGGAGCTGGAGCGGCTCGTCGATGAGCAGGACACCCGGCGCCTGCTGGATCTGCTCCATACCCGCCGGGTGGAGGCGGGCGACACGGTCCTCGTGCCGGCCGGCCTCCCGCACGCCATCGACGACGGCGTCCTCCTCGTCGAGGTGCAGCAGCCGGAGGACCTGTCGATCCTCCTCGAGTGGCGCGGATTCGCCATCGACGGCCGTGCCGACGGTCATCTCGGAATCGGCTTCGAGGCGGCTCTGGACGCGATCGATCGCCGTGGGAGGACGGATGCCGAGATCGACGCCCTGATCGAACCCCGGTCGGCGACGGAGCAAGCGCTGGTGCCCGCCGCTGATCCGTTCTTCCGGATCGAGCGGGCGTCCGCCGTGCAGAGGCCCCGGATCTCCGCCGGGTTCGCGGTCCTGGTCGTCACCGACGGCGCGGGGACGCTGCGGTCGGCGGCCGGCGAGCTGCCGTTGCGCGCCGGCGCGACCGTGGTCGTGCCGCATGCGGCCGGCGATCAGCTCCTGACGGGCACCCTCAGCGGCCTGGTCTGCCGACCTCCTGCGCCGGCCTGA
- a CDS encoding MFS transporter translates to MSMQDRRSATPGFTPTGTIATPADRRRVVFATVVGTTVEWYDFFIYATAVGLVFGQLFFAPLGANSVLIGFATVGISFLFRPLGAFLAGHFGDKYGRKVVLMWTLVLMGLSTALIGLLPTYEAIGVAAPILLVLLRILQGLSAGGEWGGAVLMAVEHAPKKRRGAYGASPQIGVPLGLLLASGIMALMAMIAPGDAFLAWGWRVPFLLSVVLILVGWYVRRRVEESPVFVELAERKEKARTPIVQLFRKHALLVLIAALVFAGNNAVGYMTTGGYIQNYSTNPEGPLGLDRTPVLWAVAASAVTWLLSTFAAGVVSDRLGRRTTYIIGWILQLIGVFALFPLVNTGNVGLLFLGLAILTIGLGFTYGPQAALYSELFPASIRFSGVSISYAIGAILGGAFAPTIATALVQATGTTLSVTWYLAGMTVIGLLATLLLRDRSGIPLGPDHEAEQAQSPIYGLSKA, encoded by the coding sequence ATGAGCATGCAAGACCGGAGGTCCGCAACGCCGGGCTTCACACCGACGGGCACGATCGCGACGCCCGCCGATCGCCGACGCGTGGTCTTCGCCACCGTCGTGGGAACCACCGTCGAGTGGTACGACTTCTTCATCTACGCCACCGCCGTAGGCCTGGTGTTCGGGCAGCTGTTCTTCGCGCCGCTCGGCGCGAACAGCGTGCTCATCGGGTTCGCGACCGTGGGCATCAGCTTCCTCTTCCGTCCCCTGGGTGCTTTCCTCGCCGGGCACTTCGGTGACAAGTACGGCCGCAAGGTCGTCCTGATGTGGACGCTCGTGCTCATGGGTCTGTCGACCGCCCTCATCGGCCTGCTGCCGACCTACGAGGCGATCGGCGTCGCCGCGCCGATCCTCCTCGTGCTGCTGCGCATCCTCCAGGGACTCTCGGCCGGTGGCGAGTGGGGCGGCGCGGTGCTCATGGCGGTCGAGCACGCCCCCAAGAAGCGCCGCGGCGCCTACGGCGCATCCCCGCAGATCGGCGTTCCGCTCGGACTGCTCCTCGCCTCGGGAATCATGGCGCTCATGGCGATGATCGCCCCCGGCGACGCCTTCCTCGCATGGGGCTGGCGCGTTCCCTTCCTCCTCAGCGTCGTGCTGATCCTCGTGGGCTGGTACGTGCGCCGTCGCGTCGAAGAGAGCCCGGTGTTCGTCGAGCTCGCCGAGCGCAAGGAGAAGGCCCGTACGCCGATCGTGCAGCTCTTCCGCAAGCACGCGCTCCTTGTGCTGATCGCCGCGCTCGTCTTCGCCGGCAACAACGCCGTCGGCTACATGACGACCGGAGGCTACATCCAGAACTACTCGACGAACCCCGAAGGTCCGCTGGGCCTCGACCGCACCCCCGTGCTCTGGGCCGTCGCCGCCTCGGCGGTCACCTGGCTGCTGTCGACATTCGCGGCGGGCGTCGTCTCGGATCGCCTCGGCCGCCGCACGACCTACATCATCGGCTGGATCCTGCAGCTCATCGGCGTCTTCGCCCTGTTCCCCCTCGTCAACACGGGCAACGTCGGGCTGCTGTTCCTGGGTCTCGCGATCCTCACGATCGGCCTCGGCTTCACGTACGGCCCGCAGGCGGCGCTCTACTCCGAGCTGTTCCCGGCGTCGATCCGCTTCTCGGGCGTCTCGATCTCCTACGCGATCGGCGCGATCCTCGGCGGTGCGTTCGCCCCGACGATCGCGACGGCGCTCGTGCAGGCGACCGGCACGACCCTCTCGGTCACGTGGTACCTCGCCGGCATGACCGTGATCGGCCTTCTGGCGACGCTGCTGCTGCGCGACCGCTCCGGCATCCCGCTCGGTCCCGATCACGAGGCCGAGCAGGCGCAGAGCCCGATCTACGGGCTCTCGAAGGCCTGA
- a CDS encoding fumarylacetoacetate hydrolase family protein, which yields MDNQTDAADPRFSGLPGRPGKIIAVHLSYASRADQRGRRPADPSYFFKPASSVAASGGTIERPAGTELLAFEGEMALIIGTAARWVSLADAWQHVGWVTAANDFGLYDLRANDKGSNVRSKGGDGFTPIGPSLIDARAIDPGLLRLRTWVNGDLVQHDDAAGLIFPLAQFVADLSQHFTLEPGDVILTGTPAGSSVVEPGDVVEVEVDVPDGPSSGRLVTTVVQGRHDAFDASVGSLPSVDDTQRAEAWGSREAAGLSPAPVADPAPVPELVEGSTFGPTSATEDDPSTSSGTALDPALRAKLERTPVAGLSQQLRKRGLNNVTIDGVRPLTPGVKIVGTAKTLRFVPNREDLFASHGGGYNAQKRAFDAVGDGEVIVIEARGEAGSGTLGDILAIRAHARGAAGIVTDGGVRDAEAVASVGIPVFSNGAHPAVLGRKHVPWDHDVTIACGGTTVQPGDIIVGDADGVIVVPPALAEEVVDAALAQEDEDAWIAEQVAAGHPVDGLFPMNAEWRARYEAERGEAK from the coding sequence ATGGACAATCAGACGGATGCCGCGGACCCGCGTTTCTCGGGGCTCCCGGGCCGCCCCGGCAAGATCATCGCCGTACATCTGAGCTACGCCTCCCGCGCCGATCAGCGCGGCCGGCGCCCCGCCGACCCGTCGTACTTCTTCAAGCCCGCCAGCTCGGTCGCGGCATCCGGCGGCACGATCGAGCGCCCCGCGGGCACCGAGCTGCTCGCCTTCGAGGGCGAGATGGCGCTCATCATCGGCACGGCGGCCCGATGGGTCTCGCTCGCGGACGCCTGGCAGCACGTCGGCTGGGTCACGGCGGCGAACGACTTCGGGCTTTACGACCTTCGAGCCAACGACAAGGGCTCCAACGTGCGCTCGAAGGGCGGGGACGGGTTCACGCCGATCGGCCCGTCCCTCATCGACGCGCGGGCCATCGACCCCGGACTGCTCCGGCTGCGCACCTGGGTGAACGGCGACCTCGTTCAGCACGACGACGCAGCCGGGCTCATCTTCCCGCTCGCGCAGTTCGTCGCCGACCTCTCCCAGCACTTCACGCTCGAACCGGGCGACGTCATCCTCACCGGCACCCCGGCGGGCTCGTCCGTCGTCGAGCCGGGCGACGTCGTCGAGGTCGAGGTCGACGTGCCCGACGGCCCGAGCTCGGGCCGGCTCGTCACGACCGTCGTGCAGGGACGGCACGACGCGTTCGATGCCTCGGTCGGATCGCTCCCCTCCGTCGACGACACGCAGCGCGCCGAGGCGTGGGGCTCGCGCGAGGCCGCCGGCCTCTCCCCCGCCCCGGTCGCTGACCCCGCCCCGGTCCCCGAGCTTGTCGAAGGGTCGACATTCGGACCGACGAGCGCCACCGAGGACGACCCCTCGACGAGCTCGGGAACCGCTTTGGACCCCGCCCTCCGGGCGAAGCTCGAGCGCACGCCCGTCGCGGGCCTGTCGCAGCAGCTGCGCAAGCGCGGCTTGAACAACGTCACGATCGACGGAGTCCGCCCGCTCACGCCCGGGGTGAAGATCGTCGGCACCGCCAAGACCCTCCGCTTCGTCCCGAACCGTGAGGACCTCTTCGCATCGCACGGCGGCGGCTACAACGCCCAGAAGCGCGCATTCGACGCCGTCGGCGACGGCGAGGTCATCGTCATCGAGGCCCGCGGTGAGGCCGGCTCGGGCACCCTCGGAGACATCCTCGCGATCCGCGCCCACGCGCGCGGCGCCGCCGGTATCGTGACCGACGGAGGTGTCCGGGATGCCGAGGCCGTGGCATCCGTCGGCATCCCGGTCTTCTCGAACGGCGCGCACCCCGCCGTCCTCGGCCGCAAGCACGTCCCCTGGGACCACGACGTCACGATCGCCTGCGGCGGCACGACGGTGCAGCCGGGCGACATCATCGTCGGCGACGCCGACGGGGTGATCGTCGTCCCGCCCGCGCTGGCCGAAGAGGTCGTCGACGCCGCGCTTGCACAGGAGGACGAGGATGCCTGGATCGCCGAGCAGGTGGCGGCGGGGCATCCGGTCGACGGGCTCTTCCCCATGAACGCCGAGTGGCGCGCCCGCTACGAGGCGGAGAGGGGCGAGGCGAAGTGA
- a CDS encoding GntR family transcriptional regulator codes for MPGGAQGPGPAQGPESLSKSQVAYAWIKERIARHEYTPGYRLVLGTIAGELDMSVVPVREAVRQLEAEGLVTFERNVGARVTLVDESEYVHTMQTLGLVEGCATALSAPLLSPEDLERAAGINDRMQELLDHFDPHAFTQLNQQFHSVLYEPCPNPLLLDLVHRGWSRLSGLRDTTFAFVPGRAQHSVEEHAEILELIRSGAEPIEVELAARNHRWRTMTAFLEARHPDSAAN; via the coding sequence GTGCCGGGAGGGGCTCAGGGACCGGGACCGGCTCAGGGACCGGAGTCGCTCAGCAAGTCCCAGGTGGCGTACGCGTGGATCAAGGAGCGCATCGCGCGGCACGAGTACACCCCCGGCTACCGGCTCGTGCTCGGCACGATCGCCGGCGAGCTGGACATGAGCGTCGTCCCAGTGCGCGAGGCGGTGCGTCAGCTCGAAGCCGAGGGCCTCGTGACGTTCGAGCGCAACGTCGGCGCTCGCGTGACCCTCGTCGACGAGTCGGAGTACGTCCACACCATGCAGACGCTGGGCCTCGTCGAAGGCTGCGCGACGGCGCTGTCGGCGCCGCTCCTGAGCCCGGAAGACCTGGAGCGGGCCGCCGGGATCAACGACCGGATGCAGGAGCTGCTCGACCACTTCGACCCGCATGCCTTCACGCAGCTCAATCAGCAGTTCCACTCGGTGCTCTACGAACCGTGCCCGAACCCGCTCCTGCTCGACCTGGTTCACCGCGGATGGTCGCGCCTCTCGGGCCTCCGCGACACGACCTTCGCATTCGTGCCGGGACGCGCGCAGCACTCCGTCGAGGAGCACGCCGAGATCCTCGAGCTCATCCGCTCCGGCGCCGAGCCCATCGAGGTCGAACTCGCCGCCCGCAACCACCGCTGGCGCACGATGACCGCGTTCCTCGAGGCGCGGCATCCCGACAGCGCAGCGAACTGA
- the hpaD gene encoding 3,4-dihydroxyphenylacetate 2,3-dioxygenase: MTHDKTLTSSGFYVSQEAPIHSDNPIPTPQASPPDILRCAYMELVVTDLAASRVFYVDVLGLYVTEEDGEAIYLRSTEEFIHHNLVLRQGPVAAVAAFSYRVRTPEDLDKAVAFYEELGCRIERRPEGFTKGIGDSVRVTDPLGFPYEFFYQTEHVERLSWRYDLHTPGELVRLDHFNQVTPDVPRAVNFMQSLGFRVTEDIQDEEGTVYAAWMRRKPTVHDTAMTGGDGPRMHHVAFATHEKHNILAICDKLGALRRSDAIERGPGRHGVSNAFYLYLRDPDGHRVEIYTQDYYTGDPDNPVVTWDVHDNQRRDWWGNPVVPSWYTEASLVLDLDGNPQPVVARTDTSEMAVTIGADGFSYTRPEDAPDELPSWKQGEFKLGAQL, translated from the coding sequence ATGACCCACGACAAGACCCTCACCTCCTCCGGCTTCTACGTCAGCCAGGAGGCGCCCATCCACTCGGACAACCCGATCCCGACACCGCAGGCGTCGCCCCCCGACATCCTGCGCTGCGCGTACATGGAGCTCGTCGTGACCGACCTCGCGGCGTCCCGCGTGTTCTACGTCGACGTGCTCGGCCTGTACGTGACGGAGGAGGACGGCGAGGCGATCTACCTCCGCTCGACAGAGGAGTTCATCCACCACAACCTCGTGCTGCGTCAGGGCCCCGTCGCCGCCGTCGCCGCCTTCTCCTACCGCGTGCGGACGCCCGAGGACCTCGACAAGGCGGTCGCCTTCTACGAGGAGCTGGGATGCCGCATCGAGCGCCGCCCCGAGGGCTTCACCAAGGGCATCGGCGACTCGGTGCGGGTGACCGACCCCCTCGGCTTCCCGTACGAGTTCTTCTACCAGACCGAGCACGTCGAGCGGCTGTCGTGGCGCTACGACCTGCACACGCCGGGCGAGCTCGTCCGCCTCGACCACTTCAACCAGGTCACCCCGGACGTGCCGCGCGCCGTGAACTTCATGCAGTCGCTGGGGTTCCGCGTGACCGAGGACATCCAGGACGAGGAGGGCACGGTCTACGCCGCGTGGATGCGCCGCAAGCCCACGGTGCACGACACGGCGATGACGGGCGGCGACGGCCCGCGCATGCACCACGTCGCCTTCGCGACGCACGAGAAGCACAACATCCTCGCGATCTGCGACAAGCTCGGCGCGCTCCGCCGCTCCGACGCGATCGAGCGCGGCCCGGGCCGGCACGGCGTGAGCAACGCGTTCTACCTCTACCTGCGCGATCCCGACGGGCACCGCGTCGAGATCTACACGCAGGACTACTACACGGGCGACCCGGACAACCCGGTCGTCACGTGGGACGTCCACGACAACCAGCGGCGCGACTGGTGGGGCAACCCCGTCGTCCCGTCCTGGTACACCGAGGCATCCCTCGTCCTCGACCTCGACGGCAACCCGCAGCCGGTCGTCGCGCGCACCGACACAAGCGAGATGGCCGTCACGATCGGCGCCGACGGCTTCTCCTACACCCGCCCGGAGGACGCGCCCGACGAGCTGCCCAGCTGGAAGCAGGGCGAGTTCAAGCTCGGCGCGCAGCTGTAG
- a CDS encoding fumarylacetoacetate hydrolase family protein, translating to MLSSEQIAAIAEELAEADRTHGVIPRITARYPDATVEDSYAIQGVWRDRNLAAGRKLVGRKIGLTSKAMQQATGITEPDYGVMFDDTVYESGAEIPVAGFSNVRIEVELAFSLGTPLEGPDCTLDDALAAIDYAVPALEVLNSHIELEGRTIVDTISDNAAYGAMVLGTTRKRPDEIDLRWVPALLYKNDEIEETGVAAGVLGHPATGVAWLANKFHQHGARLEAGEIILAGSFTRPMWVAAGDSVRADYGPMGVIECRFI from the coding sequence ATGCTGTCATCCGAGCAGATCGCGGCGATCGCCGAAGAGCTCGCCGAGGCCGACCGCACGCACGGCGTGATCCCCCGCATCACGGCGCGCTACCCGGATGCGACGGTCGAGGACTCGTACGCGATCCAGGGCGTCTGGCGCGACAGGAACCTCGCCGCGGGCCGGAAGCTCGTCGGGCGCAAGATCGGGCTCACGAGCAAGGCGATGCAGCAGGCGACGGGCATCACCGAGCCCGACTACGGGGTCATGTTCGACGACACCGTCTACGAGTCCGGCGCCGAGATCCCGGTCGCGGGCTTCTCGAACGTCCGGATCGAGGTCGAGCTCGCCTTCTCGCTCGGCACCCCGCTCGAGGGGCCCGACTGCACGCTCGACGATGCGCTCGCGGCGATCGACTACGCCGTCCCCGCGCTCGAGGTGCTCAACTCGCACATCGAGCTCGAGGGCCGGACGATCGTGGACACGATCAGCGACAACGCCGCCTACGGCGCGATGGTGCTCGGCACGACCCGCAAGCGCCCCGACGAGATCGACCTGCGCTGGGTTCCTGCCCTGCTCTACAAGAACGACGAGATCGAAGAGACCGGCGTCGCCGCCGGGGTACTCGGCCACCCGGCGACGGGTGTCGCGTGGCTTGCGAACAAGTTCCACCAGCACGGCGCGCGTCTCGAGGCGGGCGAGATCATCCTGGCAGGGTCGTTCACGCGTCCCATGTGGGTCGCGGCGGGCGACAGCGTTCGCGCCGACTACGGACCGATGGGAGTCATCGAATGCCGCTTCATCTGA